One region of Methanomassiliicoccus luminyensis B10 genomic DNA includes:
- a CDS encoding Hsp20/alpha crystallin family protein, with translation MAMPDEYMPIISPIVVIDHDRERYKIQMELPGVKTEDIDLEVSETSVCIRAVREDANIGGCYFLAHPVNVDETDAAFDGSMLWIEIPFKVPIRGKRVEVRSGTLDMAQEEEEERIELERF, from the coding sequence ATGGCGATGCCTGACGAGTACATGCCGATAATATCACCGATAGTGGTTATAGACCACGACCGGGAGAGGTACAAGATCCAGATGGAGCTGCCAGGGGTCAAGACGGAGGACATCGACCTGGAGGTCTCGGAAACGAGCGTGTGCATCCGCGCGGTCCGCGAGGACGCCAACATCGGGGGGTGCTACTTCCTCGCCCACCCCGTGAACGTGGACGAGACCGATGCGGCCTTCGACGGTAGCATGCTGTGGATAGAGATACCGTTCAAGGTGCCCATCAGGGGGAAGAGGGTCGAGGTGCGCTCCGGCACCCTGGACATGGCGCAGGAAGAAGAGGAGGAGCGCATCGAGCTGGAGAGGTTCTAG
- a CDS encoding fibrillarin-like rRNA/tRNA 2'-O-methyltransferase: MSGAAIEATEQEGVYSDRERLYTRNSAPGRAVYGERLISWRGAEYREWVPTRSKLAAYLRAGGTFFPFRKSSKVLYLGAASGTTTSHVADIVTDGAVYCVEISPRSFRDLVPVCESRPNMVPFLADATKPREYSFGVPGADIVYQDIAQKGQAQIFLRNYKAFSARSGLLVIKSRSEDVTQDPERTYDEARRQLREAGLKVREVVRLDPMEKDHAMIAVGEP; the protein is encoded by the coding sequence ATGAGCGGGGCAGCCATCGAGGCGACCGAGCAAGAGGGAGTGTACTCCGACCGGGAGCGCCTGTACACCAGGAACTCCGCCCCGGGAAGGGCGGTGTACGGGGAGCGGCTGATCAGCTGGAGAGGCGCGGAGTACCGGGAATGGGTGCCCACGCGCAGCAAGCTGGCCGCATACCTGAGGGCCGGCGGGACCTTCTTCCCGTTCCGGAAGAGCTCCAAGGTCCTGTACCTGGGGGCGGCGTCCGGGACGACCACGTCCCACGTGGCCGACATCGTGACCGATGGGGCGGTATACTGCGTGGAGATCTCCCCCCGCTCCTTCCGCGACCTGGTGCCGGTGTGCGAGTCCCGGCCGAACATGGTGCCGTTCCTGGCCGACGCCACCAAGCCCCGGGAGTACTCCTTCGGCGTCCCCGGTGCGGACATCGTCTACCAGGACATCGCCCAGAAGGGGCAGGCCCAGATCTTCCTCAGGAACTACAAGGCGTTCTCGGCCAGGAGCGGGCTTCTGGTCATCAAGTCGAGGTCGGAGGACGTGACCCAGGACCCCGAGAGGACCTATGATGAGGCGCGCCGGCAGCTCCGGGAGGCGGGGCTGAAGGTGCGAGAGGTGGTCCGCCTGGACCCCATGGAGAAGGACCACGCCATGATAGCGGTGGGAGAGCCGTGA
- a CDS encoding NUDIX domain-containing protein, with amino-acid sequence MRYVYGIAFSGGRFLMNFNPRRGGWEMPGGKVEEGESDEDAMRREFREETGCDFVPVASIGEGEEGTVFAGELGAAAGQGEMDWRLFEDLPQELSFPRVQYLPLIEWARGRLASQRRGEGGAPPGPSTSA; translated from the coding sequence GTGAGGTACGTGTATGGGATAGCGTTCAGCGGCGGCCGGTTCCTCATGAACTTCAACCCCCGCCGGGGAGGCTGGGAGATGCCGGGCGGAAAGGTAGAGGAGGGGGAGAGCGACGAGGACGCCATGCGCAGGGAGTTCCGCGAGGAGACCGGGTGCGACTTCGTCCCCGTCGCGTCGATCGGGGAGGGCGAGGAGGGCACCGTCTTCGCCGGGGAGCTGGGAGCGGCTGCCGGCCAGGGGGAGATGGACTGGCGCCTGTTCGAGGACCTCCCGCAGGAGCTGTCGTTCCCCCGGGTCCAATACCTGCCCCTGATAGAGTGGGCGAGGGGGCGGCTCGCCTCTCAGCGTCGTGGAGAGGGCGGCGCTCCCCCAGGGCCGTCCACGTCGGCGTGA
- a CDS encoding 30S ribosomal protein S15: MARMHARRRGKSGSARPQITENPAWVPLSKEEIEELVVKMGKDGVTSARIGLILRDQHAVPDVKLATGSTVSDILKANELQPAIPDELIALMRKAISLQQHLNENKKDIANKRNMQLVESKIRRVVKYYKREGRIPADWQYSIANAELLIE, translated from the coding sequence ATGGCTCGCATGCATGCCAGAAGAAGGGGCAAGTCCGGGTCCGCCCGGCCGCAGATCACCGAGAATCCAGCTTGGGTGCCCCTCAGCAAGGAAGAGATAGAAGAGTTGGTAGTAAAGATGGGCAAGGACGGCGTCACCTCGGCCCGCATCGGCCTCATTCTCAGGGACCAGCACGCCGTGCCCGACGTCAAGCTCGCCACCGGTTCGACCGTGTCGGACATCCTGAAGGCGAACGAGCTTCAGCCCGCCATTCCCGACGAGCTCATCGCCCTGATGCGCAAGGCCATCAGCCTGCAGCAGCACCTGAACGAGAACAAGAAGGACATCGCCAACAAGAGGAACATGCAGCTGGTGGAGTCCAAGATCAGGCGCGTCGTGAAGTACTACAAGCGCGAGGGCAGGATCCCTGCCGACTGGCAGTATTCCATCGCCAACGCTGAGCTGCTGATCGAGTGA
- a CDS encoding DHHA1 domain-containing protein, with protein sequence MDPSVQLPDKLLSRISIATKELERFSEVRVISHYDADGISSAGVVCGTLLRAGKRFHATMTKSLTEKVISEVDPDTELLVVSDMGSSQLDALEKLPCKVIVMDHHLPLRDSEKVVHVNPHLANIDGMTSASASAVCELFAISVDERNWDLLPVAFGGIAGDRQTIRGLSGLNKWLFEEGAKKGIIEARPGSLLPDGPLLEGLVNSTDPYVIGISGSEEGAKALLEEAGVPAAADLASLKEEQRMKLSSLLALKLAAQGTPMSTLEEVVRERYYFPSWKMDAENLASLMNACGRSNNESTGLAMALGDRDAMNGARELRKGYSSEVLEGLDKVVKNGVSKAENIQYFWNENLGLSGILCGVTMQYFGDRDKPTITLAATNGEVKISSRGTFELLDRGIDLAAALRESAAKVGGVGGGHKIASGATVPKGKEEEFLDALDKTIGEQKAQKKAAA encoded by the coding sequence ATGGACCCTAGTGTCCAGCTCCCTGACAAACTCCTTTCCCGCATTTCTATTGCAACCAAAGAGCTGGAGCGTTTTTCCGAGGTCCGGGTCATCTCGCACTACGACGCCGACGGCATATCCTCGGCGGGAGTGGTCTGCGGGACGCTGCTGCGGGCCGGGAAGCGCTTCCACGCCACCATGACCAAGAGCCTCACCGAGAAGGTGATATCGGAGGTCGACCCGGACACCGAGCTCCTGGTAGTCTCGGATATGGGCTCCTCGCAGCTGGACGCGCTGGAGAAGCTCCCCTGCAAGGTCATCGTGATGGACCATCACCTCCCCCTCAGGGATTCAGAGAAGGTGGTGCATGTGAACCCCCACCTGGCCAATATCGACGGCATGACCTCGGCCTCCGCCTCGGCGGTATGCGAGCTTTTCGCCATCAGCGTGGACGAAAGGAACTGGGACCTCCTGCCGGTGGCGTTCGGCGGGATCGCCGGGGACCGGCAGACCATTCGCGGGCTGAGCGGCCTGAACAAATGGCTGTTCGAGGAGGGCGCGAAGAAGGGCATCATCGAGGCCCGCCCTGGCTCCCTGCTCCCGGACGGCCCTCTTCTCGAAGGACTGGTCAACAGCACCGACCCCTATGTCATCGGCATCAGCGGCAGCGAGGAGGGCGCCAAGGCGCTCCTGGAAGAGGCGGGCGTGCCGGCCGCTGCCGACCTCGCCTCGCTGAAGGAGGAGCAGCGCATGAAGCTGTCCTCCCTGCTCGCGCTCAAGCTGGCAGCTCAGGGCACCCCCATGAGCACACTGGAGGAGGTGGTCCGCGAGCGGTACTACTTCCCCTCCTGGAAGATGGACGCGGAGAACCTGGCCAGCCTGATGAACGCCTGCGGCCGCTCCAACAACGAGAGCACCGGGCTGGCGATGGCGCTGGGGGACCGGGACGCCATGAACGGCGCCAGGGAGCTGCGCAAGGGCTACAGCTCCGAGGTGCTGGAAGGCCTGGACAAGGTCGTCAAGAACGGCGTCAGCAAGGCGGAGAACATCCAGTACTTCTGGAACGAGAACCTCGGACTGTCGGGCATTCTGTGCGGGGTCACCATGCAGTACTTCGGCGACCGCGACAAGCCGACCATCACCCTGGCCGCCACCAACGGGGAGGTCAAGATATCGTCCCGGGGCACCTTCGAACTCCTGGACAGGGGGATCGATCTCGCCGCCGCGCTGCGCGAGAGCGCCGCTAAGGTCGGCGGGGTCGGCGGAGGGCACAAGATCGCCTCGGGGGCCACGGTGCCAAAGGGCAAGGAGGAGGAGTTCCTCGACGCCCTGGACAAGACGATAGGGGAGCAGAAGGCCCAGAAGAAAGCGGCGGCGTGA
- a CDS encoding bifunctional N(6)-L-threonylcarbamoyladenine synthase/serine/threonine protein kinase, translating into MICLGIEGTAHTCGVGIVDDKANILANELDMYRPEKGGIHPREAANHHSDVVVPLIKKATEVAGIKPRDIDVICFSQGPGLGPCLRTVATAARALAISLHKPLLGVNHCIAHLEIGVARNEATDPVLLYASGGNTQVISFTNGRYRIFGETLDIGIGNMFDKLGRELGLGYYAGPTIEKLAREGDKLIDLPYSVKGMDLAFSGIMTAALAHRARGARVEDICFSVQETCFAMLSEVTERAMAHIEKKEVLLGGGVVQNKRLRGMVETMARDRGASMFVPEPKLCTDNGAMIAWTGLLMHNAGVRMSVEDTKVDQRFRTDEVEVTWR; encoded by the coding sequence ATGATCTGCCTGGGCATCGAGGGCACCGCGCACACCTGCGGGGTGGGGATCGTCGACGATAAGGCCAATATCCTGGCCAACGAGCTGGACATGTACCGCCCCGAGAAGGGGGGAATCCACCCGAGGGAAGCGGCCAACCACCACTCTGACGTCGTGGTGCCGCTGATCAAGAAGGCCACCGAGGTCGCCGGCATCAAGCCCCGCGACATCGACGTCATATGCTTCTCCCAGGGTCCCGGCCTGGGCCCCTGCCTGAGGACGGTGGCCACCGCCGCCCGCGCCCTCGCCATATCGCTCCACAAGCCCCTGCTCGGCGTCAACCATTGCATCGCCCACCTGGAGATCGGGGTGGCCAGGAACGAGGCCACCGACCCTGTCCTGCTGTACGCCTCCGGCGGCAACACCCAGGTCATATCCTTCACCAACGGCCGCTACCGCATCTTCGGCGAGACTCTGGACATAGGCATCGGCAACATGTTCGACAAGCTCGGCCGCGAACTCGGCCTCGGCTACTACGCGGGGCCGACCATCGAGAAGCTGGCCCGGGAGGGGGACAAGCTCATCGATCTCCCCTACTCCGTCAAGGGCATGGACCTGGCGTTCTCGGGCATCATGACCGCCGCCCTGGCCCACCGCGCCAGGGGGGCGAGGGTCGAGGACATCTGCTTCTCGGTGCAGGAGACCTGCTTCGCCATGCTGTCCGAGGTTACAGAGAGGGCGATGGCGCACATCGAGAAGAAGGAGGTGCTCCTCGGCGGCGGCGTCGTGCAGAACAAGCGCCTCCGCGGGATGGTCGAGACCATGGCCCGGGACCGCGGGGCCAGCATGTTCGTCCCCGAGCCGAAGCTGTGCACCGACAACGGGGCCATGATCGCCTGGACCGGCCTCCTGATGCACAACGCCGGTGTCCGCATGAGCGTGGAGGACACCAAGGTCGACCAGCGCTTCCGCACCGATGAGGTAGAGGTCACCTGGCGCTGA
- a CDS encoding tyrosine-type recombinase/integrase, whose translation MASIIHKLYSSGKISTSNPSKFTEDDIIEIFLALKNRDVKGKPPKRSTLRKQMQLLKDVCLDCKNRIVEDMLKDGRIRIGQDKQEPFSLYREDLVTVLQACKQVGGWKGEACRFATAMLTFLRLRPGELQLASLRDLDTRKWTFLVSNPKGECIYGEVKRLPIPDVLKPFVLDFLKARQEMLSSKGIKSAEPLIPAVSCKGVNNYTQQSFGRLKKQVMQEAGITFKWKDFRPTGGQLALDEGVPIEQVSQSMRHASTKTTERYYCRSRADPAFANVNEAYNRMFLDELAINGKTV comes from the coding sequence ATGGCATCGATCATCCACAAGCTCTACAGCTCGGGTAAGATAAGCACCTCGAACCCTTCCAAGTTCACGGAGGACGACATCATCGAGATATTCCTGGCGCTGAAGAACCGTGACGTCAAAGGCAAACCGCCGAAGCGCTCCACGCTCAGGAAACAAATGCAGCTGTTGAAGGACGTGTGCTTGGATTGTAAGAACAGAATAGTCGAGGACATGCTTAAGGACGGACGCATACGTATCGGACAGGACAAACAGGAACCGTTCTCCCTGTATCGTGAAGATCTGGTTACGGTCCTCCAGGCTTGCAAGCAAGTTGGTGGCTGGAAAGGCGAGGCCTGTCGTTTCGCCACCGCCATGCTCACCTTTCTTCGCCTGCGACCGGGAGAGCTGCAACTCGCCTCGCTACGGGACCTGGACACGAGGAAATGGACCTTCCTTGTCTCTAATCCGAAAGGAGAATGCATCTACGGCGAAGTGAAGCGCCTGCCGATCCCGGACGTCCTTAAGCCATTCGTCCTTGATTTCCTGAAGGCTAGGCAAGAGATGCTATCGTCCAAGGGCATCAAGAGCGCCGAGCCGCTGATTCCAGCGGTGTCTTGCAAAGGTGTCAACAACTACACTCAGCAGTCTTTCGGCCGGTTGAAGAAGCAGGTTATGCAGGAGGCCGGGATCACTTTCAAGTGGAAGGACTTCCGGCCCACTGGCGGACAGCTCGCCTTGGACGAGGGAGTTCCGATAGAACAGGTATCGCAATCGATGAGGCACGCTTCGACGAAAACTACCGAGCGGTATTACTGCCGCTCGCGAGCTGACCCTGCGTTCGCCAACGTCAATGAAGCGTACAACCGCATGTTCCTTGACGAACTGGCTATAAACGGAAAAACCGTTTGA
- the cas1 gene encoding CRISPR-associated endonuclease Cas1 — MRTLYLSGHGVSLRVENARLLIRDGCEFERANPCEYELKPKYDEYDNIVIYGHSGNITLEALKWLSKQNIQLTILNWDGRLLASITIPEPKAGGTRLAQYQAFSSERRLEIARKIIDAKIRMSIATLDWMVQRYPELKDSKKSCFDELALYQSKLPEADSIAKIRGVEGMVARNYWLIVAETFDKKWEFEGRVFGKTGRPMAAVDPINALFNYGYSLIEAQCWRAINANGLDPYIGFVHETAPGKSPLAYDLQEPFRWMADVAVISALERNVFEKKDFIRTDNYVLRIRPEGVKKLLQEINSVLTSKVDFKGKSWEWGYVIGQKTGELADYIVGKRSTLDLASPAPNMDRTDSAELRQTIENMTYAQWQKMGFSKGTLHNLKKRAKSNESFRVYGKVRGRLGEQSGRT, encoded by the coding sequence ATGAGAACTCTTTACTTATCGGGTCACGGTGTTAGCCTAAGAGTCGAGAACGCAAGACTGCTAATCAGGGACGGGTGTGAGTTCGAGAGAGCCAATCCCTGCGAATACGAGTTAAAGCCCAAGTACGATGAGTACGACAATATCGTGATCTACGGGCACTCGGGCAACATCACCCTTGAGGCATTAAAGTGGCTGTCCAAGCAGAACATACAGCTTACCATCTTAAACTGGGACGGCCGGTTATTGGCAAGCATCACCATTCCTGAGCCCAAGGCCGGAGGCACCCGTCTCGCTCAGTACCAAGCTTTCAGCAGCGAACGAAGGCTTGAAATCGCTCGAAAAATCATCGATGCGAAGATTAGGATGTCGATAGCGACCTTGGATTGGATGGTCCAAAGGTATCCTGAGCTTAAGGACTCCAAAAAGTCCTGCTTCGATGAACTCGCCCTGTATCAATCCAAGCTGCCTGAGGCTGACTCGATTGCCAAAATTCGTGGTGTCGAAGGAATGGTAGCCAGGAACTACTGGCTCATCGTGGCCGAAACCTTCGACAAGAAGTGGGAGTTCGAAGGCCGAGTATTCGGCAAGACCGGACGGCCTATGGCCGCCGTGGACCCCATAAACGCATTGTTCAACTACGGCTACTCACTGATTGAGGCCCAATGCTGGCGAGCCATCAACGCCAACGGCCTGGACCCGTACATAGGCTTCGTGCACGAGACGGCTCCGGGCAAATCACCCTTGGCTTATGACTTACAGGAACCGTTCCGTTGGATGGCCGACGTGGCTGTAATCAGTGCGTTGGAGCGTAACGTGTTCGAGAAGAAGGACTTCATTCGCACCGACAATTACGTCCTGCGTATCCGGCCAGAGGGGGTAAAGAAGCTCCTTCAGGAAATCAATTCGGTGCTGACCTCAAAGGTGGATTTCAAGGGCAAGTCTTGGGAATGGGGTTACGTAATCGGCCAGAAGACCGGGGAACTGGCCGATTACATCGTCGGAAAACGATCCACTCTAGACTTGGCGTCTCCGGCACCGAACATGGATAGGACCGATTCCGCCGAGCTGCGACAGACAATTGAGAACATGACCTATGCACAATGGCAGAAGATGGGGTTCAGCAAGGGAACGTTGCACAACCTAAAGAAGAGAGCGAAGAGCAACGAGTCCTTCCGAGTGTACGGTAAGGTCCGAGGTAGGCTAGGAGAGCAAAGTGGTCGAACTTAG
- a CDS encoding fibronectin type III domain-containing protein yields the protein MGSGIKSLACVLCFFILLFAFLPLSNVQASEAVPSAPIDLVVTSNIGGISLTWSAPMSNGDSHLGPYMIYRSTTSGEEASMSPPIPFSYSTSYTDTDVVDGVTYYYKVTATNRFGEGPMSNEASGKAISSTTPSESGPSAPTGVTASISDGQIVISWHDPINTGGLRCNFEVYRGISPNWMELLMGSRLQGTYGNSYTDTTAEAGQLYYYYVVAVNSNGQDSEPSTMVTANKPFTLPPNYNSPPNNNDSWVFPMALTIAVVAIAIVTGILLKKKRTPPQNQPPMPPEQ from the coding sequence ATGGGTTCAGGAATCAAATCGCTAGCTTGCGTATTGTGTTTTTTCATTTTGCTCTTCGCTTTCCTTCCACTATCCAATGTCCAGGCTAGCGAAGCCGTGCCTTCTGCTCCAATCGATCTTGTGGTCACATCGAACATTGGAGGAATAAGCCTTACATGGAGCGCCCCAATGAGCAATGGCGATTCGCATCTCGGCCCCTATATGATTTACAGATCGACCACTTCTGGAGAAGAAGCATCGATGTCACCACCGATTCCCTTCTCTTATAGCACTTCCTACACCGACACGGACGTGGTCGATGGGGTGACCTACTACTACAAAGTGACTGCCACTAATAGATTCGGGGAAGGGCCTATGTCCAACGAGGCTTCGGGAAAGGCAATCAGTAGCACAACTCCATCTGAATCGGGTCCGTCTGCACCAACCGGTGTAACAGCAAGCATCTCGGATGGCCAAATCGTGATCTCATGGCACGACCCAATCAATACTGGCGGGTTACGATGCAACTTCGAGGTCTATCGGGGAATTTCCCCTAACTGGATGGAGCTATTGATGGGTTCACGCCTACAGGGGACATACGGCAACTCATACACCGACACGACCGCCGAGGCTGGCCAGTTATATTATTACTACGTCGTGGCAGTCAACTCGAATGGGCAGGATAGCGAACCATCGACGATGGTGACGGCTAACAAGCCATTCACACTCCCGCCGAATTACAATAGCCCACCCAATAATAACGATAGCTGGGTGTTTCCAATGGCCTTGACAATCGCAGTTGTAGCAATAGCTATCGTTACTGGCATATTGCTCAAGAAGAAGAGAACTCCGCCTCAGAACCAACCTCCGATGCCACCTGAGCAGTAA